TAGATTCTTTATGTCCCATTTGTGAAGAATTGGGATCAAGGTAGGTAACGCCCATTCCAAGGTCATAACCTGCAACTTCAAAAGAGCATCGTGTTCTTGTAGAGGTTTTTTCAAAAAGAAGAACGATGTTTTTTCCTTCGAGGTATCTGTGAGGAATTCCGGCCCTTTTCATGTCTTTAAAATTTTTTGAAAGGTTAAGTAAATAGCGGATTTCGTCTGTAGTAAAATCCAACAATTTTAGAAAGCTTCTTCCGCGCAAGTTTTTTGCGCTCTTTCCGCGAATTTCTTTAAGCATAGTTTTAACTCCTTAAGATGCTATTGATGAACGGGAACAATATATCAGCTTTTGCAAAAATAATCCAGTACCTTTTAAAATTGTAATTTTTTGTTTTAAGCTGATTTTATTCTCCTATCCTTCTCCAATGCCAGCCGAATACGGAGTGGGCGTTTGTTACTACCATAAAAGCTTCCGGGTCGTTTGCGGCAAGATAGCTTTTTAACTTTACAAAGTCCCTGCGGCTCATAACGGTTTGAATGACCGAGCGTTCGGCTCTTGTGTAAGCTCCGGTTGCCTTATATACGTTTGCAGAACGGCCTAGTTCCACCATAAATCGGCAAAGCTCATCGGGCTTATCCGTATTTATAACGCAGTATTTACTCATGTTAAGGCCGTCGATTGTGGAGTCGATTACAAGTCCGTTTATGATTACGCCCACCAACGAAAACAAGGCTATTTCCGGGCCGTAAGCAAAGCCTGCAAAAACTGTAATGGTAAAGTCCGTAATTAAGCAGCCCTTTCCCAAGTCAAGGCCGAAATATTTTTGCAGAATCATTGCAAAGATATCGCTTCCTCCGGTTGATGCATATTGATTTAAAACTATGCCTACGCCTCCCCCGTAAAGGATGACGGCAATTACCAGCTGTAAGAATTTGTCGTTTACAATCGGTCCCTGCAATGGAACAAAGATTTCCAAAAGCCATACGGCTCCTGAAAGCCCAAGGCTTGCACAAACCGTTTTAAGACCGAATTTGTTTCCGATGATTAAAAAGCCGAGAGCAAACAGAAAAATGTTTACTACAACAAGTAAGGCTCCTGTGGAAAGCGGAAGGTATTTTGATAATACCAATGCCATTCCGGTAGCCCCGCCCAAGGATAATTTTGAAGGCAGCAAGAAAAAATGAATACCTGATGCTATCATCAAAACTCCGCAAACAATGTAAAAAAAACTTAATAATTTTTCTTTCATTTTTTTTCCTTATAACAAAAATAGAATTTATTTGACTTAGAATCTTTTTAAAGAGATTTATTTACTTGTCATGTTTACAATATCGCTGTGTGTTGCCGCCGTTTCAGCATCTGCAAGAAGCATTTTCATTCTTTCAACATACATTTTTGAAGGCTCATCATCGGGAGAGACTTCCAAACACTTGTTAAAAAGATTAAGGGCTTTTTGATACTCTTTTTGGCGGTAAAAATCTATTGCGTTTTCAAATATGCCTACGAGTTGTACCATTTCCGCAGAGGCTTCGGATCTGACTGCCATAACATTGTAAAGCTGAACAGGGGTATTGATACCCACAACTCTTACGCGGTCGAGGCGGCGGCCGAGGAAGGCATCATTTGTTTCGCTCCATGTAGATTCGGAAGCTAAAATCCATGTGCCGTATTTTTTGTTTACGCCTTCAAGACGGGCTGCAAGGTTTACGTCATTTCCCATAATTGTGTAGTTCATTTTTTTTTCGGTGCCCATGTTTCCGACAACCATTTCGCCGGTATTTATTCCTATGCGTGTAAAGATGGGCATGGGAATGTCGCCCGCATCATAAAGCTGTTTATTGAGTTCGGCTTCAGCCTGTTTCATTCTGATGGCTGCAAGACATGCCCTGTAAGCATGGTCGGGCAAATCCGTCGGTGCTCCGAAAAAAGAAACGATGGCATCTCCTATGTATTTGTCAATCGTACCTTTTTCTTGTAGAATTAAATCGCTCATTTGTGTGAGGTATACGTTTAAAACCGAGACCAAGTGTTCGGGCGTAATTTTTTCCGAAAGGGTAGAAAAAGATTTTATATCGGTAAACAGAGCCGTAATTCTTTTTTGTTCTCCTCCGAGAGTCAGCTTGTCGGGGTCGGCAATAATTTCATTTACAACATCGTCCGAAAGATAAACACCGAAGGCCTTTCTTAAAAAGCCCTTTTCTTTTTCGCTGAAAATAAAGTTTAGTAAGAGGATAACTATAAAGCTTATGACGACTGTTATAACCGGAAGAAATAGCTGTAAGTATATTTTCCCGAATACGAATAAAAGAATTCCTATAGAAAGAGTTAAGCTCAATAAAACGATTCCAAGAAAAACCTTTATAAATCCTCTTTCTATCTTTTTCATCATAAAGGCTGTAAATATTGCTATTACAAAGGCAAGTATTATTGAAACCCATTTTGGAAGAGGTCTTATAAAGTCCTCATTCATAATCGTGTTATAAATATTGGCATGGGTACCTACATTGGGATAAGATTTCCAAAAAGGGTTTACACCTAAATCGGAGGTGCCTACGCCGCTGTATCCTATTATTGCAAAGGCGTTCTTGCAGAAGCCGTTTATATAGTTTATATGTTCCGAATAGTTTTTATATTCTTCTTTTGCATTTTTAAAAAGTTCGGTAACATAGGCATCTATATCGTCATATTGGTTTGAGCCGCTCTGTTCTTTTATTTTTTCAAACAGGCTGTGTATTTCTTTATCGAAGTTCCCGCTTAAAAATTTGCTGTAATTATCAAAAAAGGAACTACGTGCCGCAAAGTATTCTTTAAAATCCTGCTTGTCCTTATTCAGAAGTTCTCTCTTCCATTGGTCAAGCCTTGCGTATTCACTTTCTAAGGAGCTAACCGCATTGTGATAAGAAAGATAGCCATCTGCAGTTCTGATTTGCAAATCTTTTATGGCTTCTAAAAGTGAAATTAAATTCTTTTCCATTATGTCGGCGTAGGTGAGGGCATAAACCGATAAGCTTTTAAAGCTGCCGTTTTCGGGATTTTCCGTGTCGGCAAATCGTTTTTTTAGCCAGTTTATTAAAAGGTTTCCTTCTTCATCCAGAGGAATTGTAAGGTCCTTTCTTTTTTCCAAATCGGACGGATCTTTGGCATTTTTTAAAATCAGCTTCCTTTCCGACCGGATAATTTTTTCGGGTTCAAGGATGTGGAGAATGGGAGTAAAGACCAGCTGGCCTATGTACCTTCCTTCGTATTCGGTTAAAAGAGAAATGCGGCGGCGTACTCCGTCCTCGTCTATAACCACATTCGGAAAACCTGCTCCCCTTGCATACTGTAGTATGGGCATAATCGCCGGAGCCATTCCGTATTCTTCATTTGCGGCTTTGCGGTTTGCTAAGGTTTCCTTTTTAAAAAGACCTGTTTTATCTTCTACATTGGTAAACAAAAAATTATTATAGGCAAAGTCTTTTAGTTCCTTTGTTTCGCTGCCTATGTTTATATTTACTGCGTTTATAGTTAAAAAAGTATTTTCAAAAAAGCCTACCGCTTCTCCCATGTAGGCATCATTGTCACGGAACACATTTTGTTTAATTGAATCGGAAAGTTCATCAATCCGTGATTTAAAATACTCGGACATATCCTGTCCTATTGTTTTTACCTCCGAAAGCGGAATGTTTTTGCCGGCCACCGCATCCGAAAATTCTTTTATATATTCTCCGAATTCCTGCCTCACGGCTGCATATTCTTTCGGCAGATCATGTTCTACATAAGTATTATTTGCTCCCGCCCTTCCTGCAGACAGGTACTCAATATCGAAAACAGCCGCCTTACCGCCTGATTCCTTTAGGCGGATTAAAACATCGGCTAAAACATCCCTTGACCATGGCCAAGAGCCGATTTGTTCTATAGAAAAGTCATCGACATTTAAAAGAAGAATTTCGCTTTTTTCTTTGATCTCGGGTTTAAGTTTTAGCATGGCATCGTAGACTTGGTTTTCTATATTTCTTCCCAATTTAATAAAACTAAAGGCAGTAAAAATTAAAAATACGGCTATTGCTATTATAAAATTAAGATTTTTTTGTAAAAATCCTACAAATGCAGATTTATTTTTTTCTTTTTCGACCATAAATTTCTCCAGAGCTGTTTATCATATTTCCTTTGTTTACATAAAACCGTAAGTCCAATTATAATCTAAAAATTATTAAAAAACAAGCCTTTATATCGATAGACTTTTCTTATATTTTAGGGTATTATACCAAGTAAGATCACTTCACATTTTTAAGGAGATATATAATGAAGATATTGGTTATCAACTGCGGAAGCTCTTCTTTAAAGTATCAGCTAATTGATATGACTAACGAAGATGTTTTGGTAAAAGGCCTTGTCGAAAGAATCGGTATTGAAGGTTCTCGTATTAAACACGAAAAAAAAGGAATGGATGCCGTTTTAATTGAAGAAAAAATGAATGACCACAAAAAAGCCATTCAGCTTGTTTTGGAAGCCCTCATCGATAAAAATCACGGTGTTGTAAAATCCATGGATGAGATTACGGCTGTAGGTCACAGGGTAGTTCACGGCGGAGAAGAATTCAATAAGTCCGTTCTTTTGGATGACAGGGTAATGGCCGGTATCAAAGAATGTATCGACCTTGCTCCCTTACACAACCCCGCAAATATTATGGGAATCGAGGCTTGTAAGACTCTTATGCCGAAAACTCCGATGGTTGCGGTTTTTGATACGGCCTTCCATCAAACAATGCCGGCAGAAAACTATATCTATGCTCTTCCATACGAGTATTACGAAAAATATAAGATACGCCGCTACGGTTTCCACGGAACATCGCACCGCTTTGTTTCTGAAAAAGCCTCCGAAACCCTCAAAAATAATTCGGCCGATTTTAAGGTTATTACCTGCCACTTAGGAAACGGTTCCAGCTTGGCCGCTATCAAGGGCGGAAAATGTGTAGATACCTCGATGGGACTTACCCCCCTTGAAGGTTTAGTCATGGGAACCCGCTCAGGAGACCTAGACCCTGCAATTCTTCCCTTTATAATGAACAAGGAAAAACTTTCAGCCGATGATATGAGCAATGTTTTAAACAAAAAATCCGGCGTTTTTGGTATTTCCGGTGTAAGCAGCGACTTCCGTGATATTGAAACCGCTGCAAAAGAAGGAAATAAGAGGGCTCAGCTTGCCTTAGATGTATTCTGCAACAGGGTTAGAAAATACATAGCTTCCTATGCCGCACAGCTCGGCGGAGTGGATGCTCTGGTATTTACAGCCGGTATAGGTGAAAACTCTATCGAGCTTAGAGAAAAAATCTGTCACGGTTTGGAATTCCTCGGCGTTGAACTCGATTCCGAGAAAAACAAGGTAAGGGGAAAACTTACCGATGCAAGCAAGGCCTCATCAAAGGTCAAGGTTCTTATCATTCCTACAAATGAAGAGCTTATGATTGCTAAGGATACGATGGCATTGGTAAAATAAAGTTCTTTCAAACTAACTAAAGACAAAAAAAGGCGGGTCTTGTTTAAAGCCCCGCCTTTTTTAATGGGAACCTCGAAAAACTGAAGTTTTTCGAGGTCATCTAATCAGCTTTTATCTGTAAGATAAAAACGCTAAACCTTATTCTACAACAGCAACCAAATCATTTGACTTTAAAATCAAATGATCTACACCGTCGATTTGAATTTGAGTTCCGGCATATTTGTCGTGAATAACTTTTTGTCCGACTGAAACCTTAATCTTTTCTTTGTCGTCACCTACAGCTACAACAACACCTCTTTGTGTTTTTTCTTGAGCTGTGTCGGGAATGATGATTCCGCCGGCAGTTTTTGTTTCTACGGCATCCGGTTTTACTAAAACTCTGTCTCCTAAGGGTTTAACTTTCATCAAAAGACCTCCTGAAAAATTAAAAGAACACAAAAAGCAGTATTTGTGCCTTTTTGGCACTCTTTTTTGTGTTTTATTTCGGGTTGTGTCATTTCAATACATAAGTCCCGAATACCATAAAATATAAGAAAAAAGAACTAAAAAGGCAATAGGTTTTGCTCATTTTCGGTACAGGATGTTGAATTTTATAAGTCTATATTGAATATAGAGTTATATTTTCAAGCCTTCTTTTTTGACAGTTTAAAAATATTTTTTTTGAATATTCGACTTTTGGCATAGTTTTTGCTTGTATACACTGGAGGTCAAAAAGACTTCCCAATTTTATACAAGGAGTTAAGTTATGTATAACAGGACAAAAAATAATTATGATGCAGAAATGAACTCGTTGGCTACTTATTTAAAAGAAATCAATCAGATACCGCTTTTAACAGCTGAAGAAGAAATAAAATATGCTAAACTCGCCGAAAAGGGAGATGAAGATGCCAAAAATATGTTGGTAAATTCAAACCTCCGCTTTGTTGTAAATGTAGCAAAAAAATATCAAAACCAAGGGCTTCCCCTTATGGATCTCATCAGTGAAGGCAATATAGGCTTGATGAATGCCGCCGAAAGATTCGATGTTTCAAAGGGCTATAAATTTATTTCTTATGCTGTTTGGTGGATTAAACAATCTATCTTAAAAGCTATTTGCGAAAAATCAAGGATGATACGTCTTCCCTTAAACAGGGCAAACGAGCTTGTTCAAATAGAAAAGGCCAAAAAAGAAATCGACTTTTCGGGAAATGAAACTCAGGAACTCAATGAGATTGCAGGCATATTAAATATGGATAATTCTATGGTTCATACAATTATGAATGCTGCCAGAGAGCCTGTTTCCATAGATGCTCCCGTTTTTGATGAGCCCGGAAGCTCCAGTGTAAACGACTTTTTACAGGACGAAACTCATCAAATGCCTGAAGACTACGCAATGGATATGAGCCTTAGAGATGAGGTAAACGAGCTTCTTAAAAACCTTGACGATAGGGAAGCCGAGATAATACGTTATCGTTTCGGGCTTGACGGTTATGCGCCTCTTTCATTAAAAGAGGTAGGGCTTATCTTTAATCTTACAAAAGAAAGAATACGCCAAATTGAAAAAAAAGCCTTGCAGCAGCTTAAAAAGCCTGCCGAAAAACAAAAACTTGCCGTTTACGTTGCGTAAACGATTTATGTAGCATAAACGATTTACATTGCGTACACGCGCTTTATATAAAAATTAGTTCCATGCGATTAAATTAGGGCTGCTGAAAAGCAGCTCTTTTTTTGTAAGTTAAACCGGATTTTACTCCATAATGTACAAGACGGTTTCCATGTTGCCGCCGCGCAGGCTGTGTTTTTTTAAGACGGCATCCTTATTTTGCTTACAGAATATTTTTTCGAATTCTTTTTTGCTTGTGATAAAGCCGAGTTTCCAGTCCGGGAAGTGTTGAGGGATTTCGGCCATCCGCTTATAAAGCTCAAAGGCTTCTTCCTCGCTTCCGAGCCTTTCGCCGTAGGGCGGATTCGATAAAAGGATGCCGCTTTCGTATGGGGCTTCCAGTTCCGAAAAGTCCGATTGAATGAAGTCAGGCCTCTCGATGTGATGGGTAATGCCTGCTGCATGAAGTTCCCTTCCTGCGATGATGCAGGCCCTTTCGGCATTGGCCTTTGAAAGAGAGACTGCTTCTTCCGAAATATCCGAGCCCGTTATCCTTGCAAGGCAGTCGGTGCGAACCTCCGAAGCTGCTCTTTCTTTTTCTTCCTTTAAAACGGCTTCTATTTTTTCTTTTTCAAAACAAATGAAGTTTTCAAAGGCAAAGTGCCGGGCAATCCCGGGCGGAATATTATAGGCATACCAAGCGGCTTCAATCGGAATAGTCCCTGAGCCGCAAAAAGCATCGTGGAGGGGGATTTTTCTTTTCCACTGCATTAGCTGAATTAAGACGGCTGCCAAGGTTTCCCTCATGGGAGCGGCTCCTCCGCTTAAACGGTATCCCCTTCTATAAAGAGGTTCTCCCGATAAGTCCAGACAGACATAGACATTGTTGTTTTCGATATAAATACGGATCATAAAACGGGTGCCGGTTTCTGGCAGGGAATGCATATTCCATTTTTTGCACAGCTTGTCGCAGACAGCCTTGTGTACTATTGATTGAACGGCATGTTCCGAAGAAAGCTTGGATTTATAGGTACGTACCTTGTCGATTGTAATTCGGGCATCTCTCGGAAAATAGTTATGCCAGTCTATCGAAAAGACCGAATCAAAAAGGTCATCAAAATTTTCGGCCTTTGCGGTATTTATAAGCATAAAAACCCTGTCGGCTGTGCGTAAAAAATAGTTTGCCTTAAAAAAAGCTAAAAGAGGTTCGGCTTCGGCTGAAGTAAAAAAAACCCTTCCGGGCAACCTATTGTAAGGCTTAAAACCTAAAAGTTTTAGTTCCCTTGTAAGTACAGGTTCTGCACCTACGGCGCATAGTGCAATAAAATCATTCATAAGTGTTTTGCAGTATAGCATTTTTTAAAAATTTTTTATATACTGTAAATTATGAAATAATCGTTATAAAATGATCTAAATTAAATTGGAGAATATATGAAAAACCTTAAAAAAATCTTGACAGCCGCTTTGGCTTTTTTGCTTATTTTTTCTTTTTTAGTTTCTTGTAAAACAAAGAATTCAAATTCTCAGGCTGACGGCGAATCAAAAGCCGTTTTAATAAAACATCCTGAAAGGATGTTTTGGGAAATAAAAAAAGAAGATACTTCAATCTATATTTTGGGTACAATCCACGTTGCAGACAAGGATTTTTATCCTTTGGAAGATAAGATACTGGAAGCCTTTGATAAGGCTGATAGGCTGGTCAGTGAATTAGGCGGCAAAAAAGAAATAGAAACCTTGCAGGAAAAATTAGAAATTAGAATGCTTCAAAATTTTAATATTAGCCCCGAAAAAGATTTGTCTAATTTTTTGTCCGAAGATAAAATAAACGTTATTAAACAAGAATTGGGAGAAAACATTGCTGTTCCTCTATTAAAATTTAATCCATGGATTCTTACACTTGCTTTAAATCAAGTTCTGTATGCAAAAGCCGATCTTGACCCTCAAAACGGTATAGATATGCATCTTTTAAACCGTGCCGGTAAGAAAAACATTGAAGCCCTTGAAAGCATTGATGAACAGCTGGATCTTTTATCTTCAGGAACTTTTGAAGAACAGCTAAAGGCTCTTAAAGAAACTATAGATGAATTACAAAATGCCGATAAAACCATTGATTTGCTTACAAAGCTAAAAAAACTTTATTTGGAAAACAATACCGAGGAATTAAAAGATTTTATAGGTTCTCTTTTGGATATGACTGATGGTATATCTCAAGATGCTCTTTTAAAAGATCGAAATATTGTTTGGGCTGACAAATTTGAAGAATATCTTAATAAAGGCGGAACAACATTTGTATTTGCAGGGCTTGCTCACTTTTTAGGAGAGGACAGCGTATTTGAGCAAATGAAAATAAAAAGAATTTTAGAATAGTGAGGAATAAAATGAAAAAAGGACTTATCTTTGTGTGTTTTATGCTTTGCTTTTTCTCATGCAAGACAAAGCAAATTCAGCCTAAAATTGAAGGAGCTTATATACAGCTTACGGACAAGGCTCAAATATCTTTTAAAGACCTCCCCTGTACCGTCTTTTTTTCGGACGGCACTCAAGAAAAACATCTTACGAATGAAGACGGCAAGGTTATAGTTCAAGTTATTGAGGGCCGTATGATAACAAAGGTTGTCTATGATTTTTCGGATTATAAAAAAAGGCCCGAGGGAAAACTTTTGGCAAAGGAGGAGTTTTCAATAATAAGAAAACTTAAAATAAAACCCAAATCCTTGATACAGGAATTCAATATCGACCTTGAGCCCCGAAAGGGAATGCAGCTTATAATAATTTTGGATGTTTTTAATATCGAATTATAGGCCTTTATTTTTGAACCTTATTCGTTAAAAATATCTTCCGGATCCAAAATACGGCCGGCAAAACGGTATGTGTTTTCCCAATATTTTTCATCAAGAGAAGAAATTATTACACCGGTATGTTTACCCTGCGAAGCGGAATGGATGAATTCTCTGTTGCCTATGTAAATTCCTACGTGCGATACTTTGTTTCCCACGGTATAAAAAAATAAAAGATCGCCCGGTTGAACTTCTTCGTCCGAAATCCGTTTGGCAAAGTTTGCAAGCCCCTTTGTGCTTCTGGGAACGGTAATTTCAAGAGCGTCAAGAGCAGCTCTATATACAAAACCTGAACAATCCATTCCGGCCTTAGTGGTTCCTGCATATTTATATGGAGTTTTTAAGTATTTATATGCGGCATTTATAAAATCTAGCCGAGGAGATTCGGGAGGCTGTACTCCAAAAACCATGCATCCGTTTAAAAAAAAGCTAAAGACAATAAAAATAAATATTTTTTTCATAAATTATGCAACCTCCTATCTTTTATCGGGTCTAACTATAAGAGAATTTAGCTAAATTTATTTATAAAAGGAAGATCTTATGGCAAATCTTAATAAAAAGCCCTGGGCATTTTTAGATGAATGGAGAGGCTCAAAGTTTCAAGGCGAATGGCCGACCCTCCCCGAAATGTTTGAAATTACTGCTGAACGGTATCCTAACAGGAATTGTTTTACGGTCTTTGAACCGGATCGTATTACCCTTTCTTATTCGGAAAGTTTAAAGGTAATAAAAGACTTGGCTTATTGGATGACCGAAAACGGTGTTACGAAGGGAACCCATGTTGCCGTTTCCGGAAAAAACTCCCCTGAATGGGCTGTTGTATATTTGGCAACCCTTTTTGCAGGAGCTGTTACAATTCCAATAGACTACGGTCTTCATAATGAAGAAATTGAAACTCTTTTAAAAACGGCAAAGCCTAAAATGTTCTTTGTGGATGAGGAAAAGTTTGACTTTTTTGCAGAAAAAGCAAAAACCGAGAGTTATATAGGTTCTCTTTATTCTTTAAGTAAAAAACACCCTGAAATTTATGTTTATAATATAAAACCTTCCGGAAGTCCTGAGCTAGCAAAGGCCCAAGAAAACGATACGGCTGCAATTCTTTTTACCTCAGGTACGACAGGAAATCCCAAGGGGGTTATGCTCAGTCACAAAAACTTTGTTTCGGACTGCTATATAGCCCAGTCCAACCTTAACATTTACCATACAGACGTATTCTATGCTCTTTTACCGCTTCATCACTCTTATACGATGCTTGCAGTATTTATCGAAGCCCTATCGGTCGGTGCCGAATTGGTATTCGGTAAGACCCTTGCCGTATCAAAAATGCTTGCCGAGCTTAAAGCCGGAAAAATCACGATGCTTTTGGGCGTTCCGCTCTTGTTTAACAAGCTTCTTGCAGGTATTTTTAGGGGCATTAGGTCAAAGGGTATTGTAGTTTTCGGTATTATCAAGGCCTTGATGGGGATTTCTTACTTCTTTAAAAAGGTCTTTAAGGCTAACATTGGAAGCAAGCTCTTCCATGGCATCTTGGATAAGGCCAGTTTGGGAAATGTCCGTATCGCCATATGCGGAGGAGGCCCCCTTGCTCCCAATGTATGCAGGGCTTATAACGAATTCGGTATCGACTTTGTTCAAGGTTACGGTTTGACGGAGACTTCCCCAATTATTGCTCTTAATCCGAAAGAACACTTTAAAATCGC
The DNA window shown above is from Treponema denticola and carries:
- a CDS encoding CHASE2 domain-containing protein — translated: MVEKEKNKSAFVGFLQKNLNFIIAIAVFLIFTAFSFIKLGRNIENQVYDAMLKLKPEIKEKSEILLLNVDDFSIEQIGSWPWSRDVLADVLIRLKESGGKAAVFDIEYLSAGRAGANNTYVEHDLPKEYAAVRQEFGEYIKEFSDAVAGKNIPLSEVKTIGQDMSEYFKSRIDELSDSIKQNVFRDNDAYMGEAVGFFENTFLTINAVNINIGSETKELKDFAYNNFLFTNVEDKTGLFKKETLANRKAANEEYGMAPAIMPILQYARGAGFPNVVIDEDGVRRRISLLTEYEGRYIGQLVFTPILHILEPEKIIRSERKLILKNAKDPSDLEKRKDLTIPLDEEGNLLINWLKKRFADTENPENGSFKSLSVYALTYADIMEKNLISLLEAIKDLQIRTADGYLSYHNAVSSLESEYARLDQWKRELLNKDKQDFKEYFAARSSFFDNYSKFLSGNFDKEIHSLFEKIKEQSGSNQYDDIDAYVTELFKNAKEEYKNYSEHINYINGFCKNAFAIIGYSGVGTSDLGVNPFWKSYPNVGTHANIYNTIMNEDFIRPLPKWVSIILAFVIAIFTAFMMKKIERGFIKVFLGIVLLSLTLSIGILLFVFGKIYLQLFLPVITVVISFIVILLLNFIFSEKEKGFLRKAFGVYLSDDVVNEIIADPDKLTLGGEQKRITALFTDIKSFSTLSEKITPEHLVSVLNVYLTQMSDLILQEKGTIDKYIGDAIVSFFGAPTDLPDHAYRACLAAIRMKQAEAELNKQLYDAGDIPMPIFTRIGINTGEMVVGNMGTEKKMNYTIMGNDVNLAARLEGVNKKYGTWILASESTWSETNDAFLGRRLDRVRVVGINTPVQLYNVMAVRSEASAEMVQLVGIFENAIDFYRQKEYQKALNLFNKCLEVSPDDEPSKMYVERMKMLLADAETAATHSDIVNMTSK
- a CDS encoding C40 family peptidase is translated as MKKIFIFIVFSFFLNGCMVFGVQPPESPRLDFINAAYKYLKTPYKYAGTTKAGMDCSGFVYRAALDALEITVPRSTKGLANFAKRISDEEVQPGDLLFFYTVGNKVSHVGIYIGNREFIHSASQGKHTGVIISSLDEKYWENTYRFAGRILDPEDIFNE
- a CDS encoding sigma-70 family RNA polymerase sigma factor is translated as MYNRTKNNYDAEMNSLATYLKEINQIPLLTAEEEIKYAKLAEKGDEDAKNMLVNSNLRFVVNVAKKYQNQGLPLMDLISEGNIGLMNAAERFDVSKGYKFISYAVWWIKQSILKAICEKSRMIRLPLNRANELVQIEKAKKEIDFSGNETQELNEIAGILNMDNSMVHTIMNAAREPVSIDAPVFDEPGSSSVNDFLQDETHQMPEDYAMDMSLRDEVNELLKNLDDREAEIIRYRFGLDGYAPLSLKEVGLIFNLTKERIRQIEKKALQQLKKPAEKQKLAVYVA
- a CDS encoding acetate/propionate family kinase, which codes for MKILVINCGSSSLKYQLIDMTNEDVLVKGLVERIGIEGSRIKHEKKGMDAVLIEEKMNDHKKAIQLVLEALIDKNHGVVKSMDEITAVGHRVVHGGEEFNKSVLLDDRVMAGIKECIDLAPLHNPANIMGIEACKTLMPKTPMVAVFDTAFHQTMPAENYIYALPYEYYEKYKIRRYGFHGTSHRFVSEKASETLKNNSADFKVITCHLGNGSSLAAIKGGKCVDTSMGLTPLEGLVMGTRSGDLDPAILPFIMNKEKLSADDMSNVLNKKSGVFGISGVSSDFRDIETAAKEGNKRAQLALDVFCNRVRKYIASYAAQLGGVDALVFTAGIGENSIELREKICHGLEFLGVELDSEKNKVRGKLTDASKASSKVKVLIIPTNEELMIAKDTMALVK
- a CDS encoding AMP-dependent synthetase/ligase gives rise to the protein MANLNKKPWAFLDEWRGSKFQGEWPTLPEMFEITAERYPNRNCFTVFEPDRITLSYSESLKVIKDLAYWMTENGVTKGTHVAVSGKNSPEWAVVYLATLFAGAVTIPIDYGLHNEEIETLLKTAKPKMFFVDEEKFDFFAEKAKTESYIGSLYSLSKKHPEIYVYNIKPSGSPELAKAQENDTAAILFTSGTTGNPKGVMLSHKNFVSDCYIAQSNLNIYHTDVFYALLPLHHSYTMLAVFIEALSVGAELVFGKTLAVSKMLAELKAGKITMLLGVPLLFNKLLAGIFRGIRSKGIVVFGIIKALMGISYFFKKVFKANIGSKLFHGILDKASLGNVRIAICGGGPLAPNVCRAYNEFGIDFVQGYGLTETSPIIALNPKEHFKIASVGQYFISYMEMKILDPDEKGIGEVAVKGPMIMQGYYNMPEETAEVLSPDGWLKTGDLGWLDDEGYLYLCGRAKNLIVTAGGKNVFPEEIENMFQLYYNEIEQITAAGYQAEEGEEVEALVYPADELYKKLNMTRGTSEGDAAVQKEIDAIIETVNKKLLPYQRITKTTYLSEPLEMTTTKKVKRFKK
- a CDS encoding YitT family protein codes for the protein MKEKLLSFFYIVCGVLMIASGIHFFLLPSKLSLGGATGMALVLSKYLPLSTGALLVVVNIFLFALGFLIIGNKFGLKTVCASLGLSGAVWLLEIFVPLQGPIVNDKFLQLVIAVILYGGGVGIVLNQYASTGGSDIFAMILQKYFGLDLGKGCLITDFTITVFAGFAYGPEIALFSLVGVIINGLVIDSTIDGLNMSKYCVINTDKPDELCRFMVELGRSANVYKATGAYTRAERSVIQTVMSRRDFVKLKSYLAANDPEAFMVVTNAHSVFGWHWRRIGE
- a CDS encoding THUMP domain-containing class I SAM-dependent RNA methyltransferase, with product MNDFIALCAVGAEPVLTRELKLLGFKPYNRLPGRVFFTSAEAEPLLAFFKANYFLRTADRVFMLINTAKAENFDDLFDSVFSIDWHNYFPRDARITIDKVRTYKSKLSSEHAVQSIVHKAVCDKLCKKWNMHSLPETGTRFMIRIYIENNNVYVCLDLSGEPLYRRGYRLSGGAAPMRETLAAVLIQLMQWKRKIPLHDAFCGSGTIPIEAAWYAYNIPPGIARHFAFENFICFEKEKIEAVLKEEKERAASEVRTDCLARITGSDISEEAVSLSKANAERACIIAGRELHAAGITHHIERPDFIQSDFSELEAPYESGILLSNPPYGERLGSEEEAFELYKRMAEIPQHFPDWKLGFITSKKEFEKIFCKQNKDAVLKKHSLRGGNMETVLYIME
- a CDS encoding TraB/GumN family protein is translated as MKNLKKILTAALAFLLIFSFLVSCKTKNSNSQADGESKAVLIKHPERMFWEIKKEDTSIYILGTIHVADKDFYPLEDKILEAFDKADRLVSELGGKKEIETLQEKLEIRMLQNFNISPEKDLSNFLSEDKINVIKQELGENIAVPLLKFNPWILTLALNQVLYAKADLDPQNGIDMHLLNRAGKKNIEALESIDEQLDLLSSGTFEEQLKALKETIDELQNADKTIDLLTKLKKLYLENNTEELKDFIGSLLDMTDGISQDALLKDRNIVWADKFEEYLNKGGTTFVFAGLAHFLGEDSVFEQMKIKRILE
- a CDS encoding co-chaperone GroES — its product is MKVKPLGDRVLVKPDAVETKTAGGIIIPDTAQEKTQRGVVVAVGDDKEKIKVSVGQKVIHDKYAGTQIQIDGVDHLILKSNDLVAVVE